One stretch of Paraburkholderia fungorum DNA includes these proteins:
- the rpsT gene encoding 30S ribosomal protein S20, whose product MANSAQARKRARQAAKANSHNSALRSKFRTAIKAVRKAIDAGDKAKAAEIFQASSKTIDIIADKNIVHKNKAARHKSRLAAAIKGLQAAAAQ is encoded by the coding sequence ATGGCAAACTCCGCACAAGCACGCAAGCGCGCCCGCCAGGCCGCCAAGGCAAACTCGCACAACTCGGCACTGCGCTCGAAGTTCCGCACGGCTATCAAGGCTGTTCGCAAGGCGATCGACGCCGGCGACAAGGCTAAGGCCGCTGAAATCTTCCAGGCATCGTCGAAGACCATCGACATCATTGCCGACAAGAACATCGTTCACAAGAACAAGGCAGCTCGCCATAAGAGCCGCCTCGCTGCAGCCATCAAGGGTCTGCAAGCGGCCGCAGCTCAGTAA
- a CDS encoding DUF3579 domain-containing protein: MAEAPTEYFIQGITSKGKKFRPSDWSERLAGVMACFGPGARKGPNAYMQYSLYVRPTMIGDLKCVILDSRLRDIEPMAFDFVLNFAKDNDLVVTEACELELEHVAPREKRHVI, from the coding sequence ATGGCCGAAGCACCAACCGAATATTTCATTCAGGGCATCACGTCGAAAGGAAAAAAGTTTCGGCCGAGCGACTGGTCGGAGCGGCTCGCGGGCGTGATGGCGTGTTTTGGTCCCGGTGCGAGAAAGGGGCCGAACGCCTACATGCAGTATTCGTTGTACGTGCGGCCCACCATGATCGGCGACCTGAAGTGTGTGATCCTCGATTCGCGCCTGCGCGACATCGAGCCCATGGCTTTCGATTTCGTCCTCAATTTTGCAAAGGACAACGACCTCGTCGTAACCGAGGCGTGTGAGCTGGAGCTCGAGCACGTCGCGCCGCGGGAAAAGAGGCATGTGATCTAA
- the argF gene encoding ornithine carbamoyltransferase, translating to MTAKKIRHYLQFKDFSLEDYEYVLERARILKRKFKNYETYHPLHDRTLAMIFEKNSTRTRLSFEAGIFQLGGHAVFMSTRDTQLGRGEPIEDAAQVISRMVDIIMIRTYGQDIIERFAENSRVPVINGLTNEYHPCQVLADIFTFFEHRGPIRGKTVAWVGDANNMLYTWIEAAQILGFKLRLSTPPGYKLDRAMVAAESAPFYEEFDDPNEACAGADLVTTDVWTSMGFEAENEARKKAFADWCVDADMMARANSDALFMHCLPAHRGEEVSAEVIDGPQSVVWDEAENRLHVQKALLEFLLLGKLNH from the coding sequence ATGACCGCCAAGAAAATTCGCCACTATCTGCAGTTCAAGGATTTCTCGCTGGAAGACTACGAATACGTGCTGGAACGAGCACGCATTCTCAAGCGCAAGTTTAAAAACTACGAGACCTACCACCCGCTGCACGACCGCACGCTGGCGATGATCTTCGAGAAAAATTCGACTCGCACGCGCCTGTCGTTCGAAGCCGGCATCTTCCAGCTCGGCGGTCACGCCGTCTTCATGAGCACGCGCGACACGCAACTCGGCCGCGGCGAACCGATCGAAGACGCTGCGCAAGTCATTTCGCGCATGGTCGACATCATCATGATCCGCACGTATGGGCAGGACATCATCGAGCGCTTCGCCGAGAACTCGCGCGTGCCGGTCATTAACGGGCTGACCAACGAATATCATCCCTGCCAGGTGCTCGCGGACATCTTCACGTTCTTCGAACATCGCGGCCCGATTCGCGGCAAAACGGTCGCGTGGGTCGGCGACGCCAACAACATGCTGTACACGTGGATCGAAGCTGCGCAAATTCTCGGCTTCAAACTGCGCCTGTCCACGCCCCCGGGCTACAAGCTCGACCGCGCGATGGTCGCCGCCGAAAGCGCGCCGTTCTACGAAGAGTTCGACGATCCGAACGAGGCCTGCGCGGGCGCCGACCTCGTCACGACGGACGTCTGGACCAGCATGGGCTTCGAAGCCGAAAACGAAGCACGCAAGAAAGCCTTCGCCGACTGGTGCGTCGACGCCGACATGATGGCGCGTGCCAATTCCGACGCGCTCTTCATGCACTGCCTGCCCGCCCATCGCGGCGAGGAAGTCAGCGCTGAAGTGATCGACGGTCCGCAGAGCGTCGTGTGGGACGAAGCGGAAAACCGTCTGCACGTGCAAAAGGCGTTGTTGGAATTCCTGCTGCTCGGCAAGCTGAATCACTGA
- a CDS encoding argininosuccinate synthase, with product MSDIKKVVLAYSGGLDTSVILKWLQDNYDAEVVTFTADIGQGEELEPARKKALQLGIKQENIFIEDLREEFVRDYVFPMFRANTIYEGEYLLGTSIARPLIAKRQIEIARATGAQAVSHGATGKGNDQVRFELGYYALEPGIKVIAPWREWDLLSREKLLAYAEKAGIPIEMKHKQGGAPYSMDANLLHISFEGRHLEDPKAEAEADMWRWTVSPEQAPDQAEYLDIEYEHGDPVAINGKRLSAAEMLTELNRLGGKHGIGRLDLVENRYVGMKSRGCYETPGGTIMLKAHRGIESITLDREVAHLKDDLMARYASLIYNGYWWSPERRAIQVLIDHTQEKVNGWVRVKLYKGSVSVVARDSKETLFDKTIATFDDDGGAYNQADAGGFIKLNALRMRIAENARRQRD from the coding sequence ATGAGCGATATCAAGAAAGTCGTGCTCGCCTATTCGGGCGGCCTCGACACCTCCGTCATCCTGAAGTGGTTGCAGGACAACTACGACGCCGAAGTCGTCACGTTCACGGCCGACATCGGCCAGGGCGAAGAGCTGGAGCCGGCGCGCAAGAAAGCCCTGCAACTCGGCATCAAGCAGGAAAACATTTTCATCGAAGACCTGCGCGAAGAATTCGTGCGCGACTACGTGTTCCCGATGTTCCGCGCGAACACGATTTACGAAGGCGAATACCTGCTGGGCACGTCGATCGCGCGTCCGCTGATCGCGAAGCGCCAGATCGAAATCGCCCGCGCAACCGGCGCGCAAGCGGTGTCGCACGGCGCAACCGGCAAGGGTAACGACCAGGTTCGCTTCGAACTCGGCTACTACGCGCTGGAACCCGGCATCAAGGTGATCGCACCGTGGCGCGAATGGGACCTGCTGTCGCGCGAAAAACTGCTCGCGTACGCAGAAAAGGCCGGCATTCCTATCGAAATGAAGCACAAGCAAGGCGGCGCGCCGTATTCGATGGACGCGAACCTGCTACACATCTCGTTCGAAGGCCGTCACCTGGAAGACCCGAAGGCCGAGGCCGAAGCCGATATGTGGCGTTGGACCGTGTCGCCGGAACAGGCGCCGGACCAGGCCGAATACCTCGACATCGAGTACGAACACGGCGACCCGGTTGCGATCAACGGCAAGCGTCTGTCGGCGGCTGAAATGCTGACCGAACTGAACCGTTTGGGCGGCAAGCACGGCATTGGCCGTCTGGATCTGGTCGAAAACCGTTACGTCGGCATGAAGTCGCGTGGCTGCTATGAAACGCCGGGCGGCACGATCATGCTGAAGGCGCACCGCGGCATCGAGTCGATCACGCTCGACCGTGAAGTGGCTCACCTGAAGGACGACCTGATGGCCCGCTACGCGTCGCTGATTTACAACGGCTACTGGTGGAGCCCGGAGCGTCGCGCGATTCAGGTGCTGATCGACCACACGCAAGAAAAGGTCAACGGCTGGGTGCGTGTGAAGCTGTACAAGGGCAGCGTGTCGGTCGTGGCGCGTGATTCGAAGGAAACGCTGTTCGACAAGACGATCGCTACGTTCGACGACGACGGCGGCGCTTACAACCAGGCTGACGCTGGCGGGTTCATCAAGCTGAACGCGCTGCGTATGCGGATTGCTGAGAACGCACGCCGTCAGCGTGACTAA
- the murB gene encoding UDP-N-acetylmuramate dehydrogenase — protein sequence MAGYPLKAHNTFGFDVRAQFACRIEREEQLMVAVRDPRAAGLPRLVLGGGSNVVLTGDFGGLVLLMAMRGREVVREDDDAWYVEAAGGEPWHEFVAWTLSQGMPGLENLALIPGTVGAAPIQNIGAYGLEMCERFASLRAVELATGEVVELDAQACQFGYRDSFFKREGRERFVITSVTFRLPKAWQPRAGYADLARALTAGASASAAPGSDDALPTAQAIFDAVVAVRRAKLPDPLELGNAGSFFKNPVVDAAQFDALKLREPEVVSYPQPDGRVKLAAGWLIDRCGWKGRAMGAAAVHERQALVLVNRGGASGAEVLALAKAVQRDVLARFGVELEAEPVCL from the coding sequence ATTGCCGGCTATCCGCTGAAGGCGCACAACACCTTCGGCTTCGATGTCCGTGCGCAGTTTGCGTGCCGGATCGAACGCGAAGAGCAATTGATGGTCGCCGTGCGCGATCCGCGCGCCGCCGGCCTGCCGCGCCTCGTGCTGGGCGGCGGCAGCAATGTCGTGCTGACCGGCGACTTCGGCGGGCTGGTGCTGCTGATGGCGATGCGCGGCCGCGAGGTCGTACGCGAGGACGACGACGCGTGGTACGTCGAGGCAGCCGGCGGCGAGCCGTGGCACGAGTTCGTCGCGTGGACTTTGTCGCAGGGCATGCCCGGCCTGGAAAACCTTGCGCTGATCCCCGGAACGGTCGGCGCCGCGCCGATCCAGAATATCGGCGCATATGGGCTGGAAATGTGCGAGCGGTTCGCGTCGCTGCGGGCCGTGGAGCTGGCCACCGGCGAGGTCGTCGAACTCGACGCGCAGGCTTGCCAGTTCGGTTACCGCGACAGTTTCTTCAAGCGGGAAGGGCGCGAGCGCTTTGTGATCACGTCAGTGACGTTCCGCTTGCCAAAGGCCTGGCAGCCACGCGCCGGGTATGCGGATCTGGCGCGAGCACTGACGGCAGGCGCTTCAGCCTCTGCTGCGCCGGGTTCAGATGACGCGCTGCCGACCGCGCAGGCTATTTTCGATGCGGTGGTAGCCGTGCGTCGCGCGAAGTTGCCTGATCCGCTGGAGCTTGGCAATGCCGGGAGTTTCTTCAAAAACCCGGTCGTGGATGCAGCGCAGTTTGACGCGCTGAAGCTCCGGGAGCCGGAGGTCGTGTCTTATCCTCAGCCCGACGGCCGGGTAAAGCTTGCGGCGGGCTGGTTGATCGACCGGTGCGGTTGGAAAGGCCGTGCGATGGGCGCGGCGGCGGTGCATGAGCGCCAGGCGCTGGTGCTGGTGAACCGCGGCGGCGCGAGCGGCGCGGAGGTTTTGGCGCTTGCGAAAGCGGTCCAGCGCGATGTGCTGGCGCGATTTGGGGTCGAGCTGGAAGCCGAGCCGGTCTGTTTGTGA
- a CDS encoding YajQ family cyclic di-GMP-binding protein: protein MPSFDVVCEADMIEVKNAIEQSNKEISTRFDFKGSDARVEHKESEITAYADDDFKLGQVKDVLLSKMAKRNVDVRFLDYGKIEKIGGDKVKQVIKIKKGVSGDLSKKIVRLVKDSKIKVQASIQGDAVRITGGKRDDLQSVIAMLRKDVTDTPLDFNNFRD from the coding sequence ATGCCATCGTTTGACGTCGTCTGCGAAGCAGACATGATCGAAGTCAAGAATGCGATCGAACAGTCCAACAAGGAAATCTCAACGCGCTTCGACTTCAAAGGGTCGGACGCGCGCGTCGAGCACAAGGAAAGCGAAATCACCGCATACGCGGACGACGATTTCAAGCTCGGTCAGGTAAAGGACGTGCTGCTGTCGAAAATGGCCAAGCGCAACGTGGACGTGCGCTTCCTCGACTACGGCAAGATCGAGAAGATCGGCGGCGACAAGGTCAAGCAGGTCATCAAGATCAAGAAAGGCGTGTCCGGCGATCTGTCGAAGAAAATCGTGCGCCTCGTGAAGGACAGCAAGATCAAGGTCCAGGCGAGCATTCAGGGCGACGCGGTGCGGATTACCGGCGGCAAGCGAGACGATCTGCAAAGCGTGATCGCGATGCTGCGCAAGGACGTGACCGATACGCCGCTCGACTTCAATAACTTCCGCGACTGA
- the plsY gene encoding glycerol-3-phosphate 1-O-acyltransferase PlsY produces the protein MQNLIVAVVAYLIGSISFAVVVSAAMGLDDPRSYGSGNPGATNVLRSGSKKAAILTLLGDAFKGWLPVWFVVHFGARYGLDDTSVAIAAIAVFLGHLYPIFFRFKGGKGVATAAGVLLAINPILGVATLLTWLIVAFFTRYSSLAALAAAVFAPIFDAFLFGPHIIALAIVAMSSLLVWRHRGNIAKLARGQESRIGDKKKASAPAAGNDL, from the coding sequence ATGCAAAACCTGATCGTTGCTGTCGTTGCCTACCTGATCGGTTCGATTTCGTTCGCCGTCGTCGTAAGCGCCGCGATGGGCCTCGACGACCCGCGCTCGTACGGCTCGGGCAACCCCGGCGCCACCAACGTGCTGCGCAGCGGCAGCAAGAAAGCGGCGATCCTGACGCTGCTCGGCGACGCGTTCAAAGGCTGGCTGCCCGTGTGGTTCGTCGTGCACTTCGGCGCGCGTTACGGGCTCGACGACACGTCGGTCGCGATTGCGGCGATCGCGGTGTTTCTGGGCCACCTGTACCCGATTTTCTTCCGCTTCAAGGGCGGCAAGGGCGTGGCGACCGCGGCGGGCGTGCTGCTCGCGATTAACCCGATTCTCGGCGTCGCTACGTTGCTGACCTGGCTGATCGTCGCGTTCTTCACGCGTTATTCGTCGCTGGCCGCGCTGGCTGCCGCCGTGTTCGCGCCGATTTTCGATGCCTTTCTGTTTGGTCCGCACATCATCGCGCTGGCTATCGTGGCGATGAGTTCGCTGCTCGTTTGGCGCCATCGCGGCAACATTGCAAAGCTGGCGCGCGGGCAGGAAAGCCGGATCGGCGATAAAAAGAAGGCGAGCGCCCCAGCGGCAGGCAACGATCTGTGA
- the ybaK gene encoding Cys-tRNA(Pro) deacylase — protein MSKSRHVSETPATQFLRRHGVTFGEHPYEYVEHGGTGESARQLGVDEHHVVKTLVMEDEHAKPLIVLMHGDRTVSTKNLARQIGAKRVEPCKPEVANRHSGYLIGGTSPFGTRKQMPVYVESTILEMDKIWLNGGRRGFLVSIEPKVLTDLLAAKAVQCASVD, from the coding sequence ATGAGCAAATCCAGACACGTCTCCGAAACGCCCGCCACGCAGTTCCTGCGCCGTCACGGCGTCACTTTCGGAGAGCATCCTTACGAGTATGTCGAGCACGGCGGCACCGGGGAATCGGCGCGCCAGCTCGGCGTGGACGAACATCATGTGGTCAAGACCCTCGTGATGGAAGACGAGCACGCCAAGCCGTTAATCGTGCTGATGCACGGCGACCGTACCGTCAGCACCAAGAACCTCGCGCGGCAGATCGGCGCGAAACGCGTCGAGCCGTGCAAGCCCGAGGTCGCGAACCGACACTCAGGGTATCTGATCGGCGGCACCTCGCCGTTCGGCACGCGCAAGCAAATGCCGGTGTATGTCGAGTCGACCATTCTGGAGATGGACAAGATCTGGCTGAACGGCGGGCGGCGCGGCTTTCTGGTCAGCATCGAGCCGAAGGTGCTGACCGACCTGCTGGCAGCGAAGGCGGTTCAGTGCGCGAGCGTCGATTGA
- a CDS encoding class I adenylate-forming enzyme family protein, whose protein sequence is MNIDSRTRSTIDIPALLAGLPARIADIPAFAAARDPQHVALIEDARRLTSAQLLQAVDAATALLREWGVRGGDRVMIVAENSIVQIVLLFATARLDAWALVSNARLSAAELDSIRAHAQPRVVAYAVESSVDAQQHAQRHQATQAPAITPDIGAWSYSVDDAVQAEPVEAANDRQCAALIYTTGTTGAPKGVMLSHRNLLYIAAVSSRLRKVGPDDVVYAVLPISHVYGFASVCLGSLHAGATLRLVPRFSPEAVRRALADERVSIFQGVPAMHAKLLEHLQTHGHAWSAPQLRFAYSGGSPLDAALKAQVESVYGLTLHNGYGMTESSPTVSHTMLDAPRSDCSVGEVIPGVDVKFVGLDGVEAAPGEIGELWVRGPNVMLGYYRSPEQTRAAVTEDGWLKTGDLARQDADGALHIVGRSKELIIRSGFNVYPAEVEHVLNAHPQVVQSAVIGRAVEGNEEVLAFVELTAGATVTPAELIAWCGERLAPYKRPAELKVLAALPAASTGKILKHRLREFI, encoded by the coding sequence TTGAATATTGATTCACGAACCCGTTCCACCATCGACATCCCCGCGCTGCTGGCCGGCTTGCCCGCGCGCATCGCAGACATTCCGGCATTCGCCGCCGCACGCGATCCGCAACACGTCGCGCTGATCGAGGACGCGCGCCGCCTGACCAGCGCGCAACTGCTGCAAGCCGTCGACGCCGCCACCGCGCTGCTGCGCGAATGGGGCGTGCGCGGCGGCGATCGCGTGATGATCGTCGCGGAAAACAGCATCGTGCAGATCGTGTTGCTGTTCGCGACCGCGCGGCTCGATGCATGGGCGCTGGTGTCGAACGCACGGCTTTCCGCAGCCGAACTCGATTCGATCCGGGCGCACGCACAACCTCGCGTGGTCGCGTATGCGGTGGAAAGCTCCGTCGATGCCCAGCAGCACGCGCAACGCCATCAGGCAACTCAAGCGCCCGCCATCACGCCGGACATCGGCGCATGGTCGTATTCGGTGGACGACGCCGTGCAGGCCGAGCCAGTCGAAGCCGCAAACGACCGCCAGTGCGCCGCGCTCATCTACACCACCGGCACCACCGGCGCGCCGAAAGGCGTGATGCTGTCGCACCGCAATCTGCTGTACATCGCGGCCGTGTCGAGCCGTCTGCGCAAAGTCGGTCCCGACGATGTCGTCTACGCGGTGCTGCCCATCTCGCACGTGTACGGCTTTGCATCGGTGTGCCTGGGCAGCCTGCATGCGGGCGCGACCTTGCGGCTGGTGCCGCGCTTCTCGCCGGAAGCCGTGCGCCGCGCGCTCGCAGACGAACGCGTGTCGATCTTCCAGGGCGTGCCGGCCATGCACGCCAAGCTGCTCGAACATCTGCAGACGCACGGCCACGCGTGGTCCGCGCCGCAGCTGCGCTTTGCGTACTCGGGCGGCTCGCCGCTCGACGCCGCGCTGAAAGCGCAGGTCGAATCCGTCTACGGTCTGACGCTGCACAACGGCTACGGAATGACCGAGAGCAGTCCCACGGTTTCTCATACGATGCTCGACGCACCGCGCAGCGATTGCTCGGTCGGCGAAGTGATTCCTGGCGTCGACGTGAAGTTTGTCGGACTCGACGGTGTCGAAGCTGCGCCGGGCGAGATCGGCGAATTATGGGTACGCGGTCCGAATGTGATGCTCGGCTATTACCGCAGTCCTGAGCAGACACGCGCGGCCGTAACCGAAGACGGCTGGCTGAAAACCGGCGACCTCGCGCGGCAGGATGCCGACGGCGCGCTGCATATCGTCGGGCGTAGCAAGGAGTTGATCATCCGCTCGGGGTTCAACGTGTATCCGGCCGAAGTCGAACATGTGCTGAACGCGCATCCGCAAGTGGTGCAATCGGCAGTGATCGGGCGCGCGGTCGAGGGTAACGAAGAAGTGCTCGCGTTCGTCGAGTTGACCGCCGGGGCGACGGTCACGCCTGCTGAGTTGATCGCGTGGTGCGGCGAGCGGCTTGCACCGTACAAGCGGCCCGCCGAACTGAAGGTGCTTGCCGCGTTGCCGGCTGCGTCGACGGGAAAGATTCTCAAGCACCGGCTGCGCGAATTTATCTGA
- the xerD gene encoding site-specific tyrosine recombinase XerD has protein sequence MSTSMGTTDSLADDTSVVASPLYLASAASIDAFCDALWLEHGLSRNTLDAYRRDLRLFCEWLAQTRNASLDTASEADLNAYAAARHADKSTSSNRRLSVFRRYYGWAVREHRAQADPTLRIRSAKQPMRFPSTLSEAQVEALLGAPDISTPLGLRDRTMLELMYASGLRVTELVTLKTVEVGLNEGVVRVMGKGAKERLIPFGEEAHGWIERYLREARPALLGARSTDALFVTSRAEGMTRQQFWNIIKRHAVAADVHAPLSPHTLRHAFATHLLNHGADLRVVQLLLGHTDISTTQIYTHVARERLKSLHAMHHPRG, from the coding sequence ATGAGCACGAGCATGGGCACGACCGATTCCCTGGCCGACGACACGAGCGTCGTCGCGTCTCCTCTTTATCTGGCAAGCGCCGCCTCGATCGATGCGTTCTGCGACGCGCTGTGGCTCGAGCACGGCCTGTCGCGCAACACGCTCGACGCGTATCGCCGCGACCTCCGGCTCTTTTGCGAATGGCTTGCGCAGACCCGCAATGCGTCGCTCGACACCGCCAGCGAAGCCGATCTCAACGCCTATGCCGCCGCGCGGCACGCCGACAAATCGACGTCGTCGAACCGGCGGCTCTCGGTGTTTCGCCGCTACTACGGTTGGGCGGTGCGCGAGCATCGCGCGCAGGCCGATCCGACGCTGCGCATCCGCTCGGCCAAACAGCCCATGCGTTTTCCGTCGACGTTATCGGAAGCGCAAGTCGAAGCGTTGCTCGGTGCGCCGGATATCTCCACGCCGCTGGGTCTGCGAGACCGGACGATGCTCGAGTTGATGTACGCGAGCGGCCTGCGGGTGACCGAACTCGTCACGCTGAAGACGGTGGAGGTCGGCCTGAACGAAGGCGTAGTGCGTGTGATGGGCAAGGGCGCGAAGGAGCGGCTGATTCCGTTCGGCGAAGAAGCGCACGGGTGGATCGAACGCTATCTGCGCGAGGCTCGCCCGGCGCTGCTCGGCGCGCGTTCGACCGATGCGCTGTTCGTGACGAGCCGCGCCGAGGGTATGACGCGTCAGCAGTTCTGGAACATCATCAAGCGACACGCGGTGGCCGCCGACGTGCATGCGCCGTTGTCGCCGCACACGTTGCGGCATGCGTTCGCGACGCATCTGCTGAATCACGGTGCCGACTTGCGCGTCGTGCAACTGCTGCTCGGTCACACCGATATTTCGACTACGCAGATTTACACGCATGTGGCGCGGGAGCGGCTGAAGTCGCTGCATGCGATGCATCATCCGCGAGGATGA
- a CDS encoding methylated-DNA--[protein]-cysteine S-methyltransferase, translating into MFNAVIHAPFGKVGIRLEGEAVREIVYLPDSMASVAPDSPLAKQAAAQIERYFERASATFELPLAPVGTAFQQRVWQAICDIPPGVVLTYGQVARQLGSAPRAVGQACGANFFPIVIPCHRVVSSSGIGGFAHHGDDGFFRNVKRWLLAHEGIPYA; encoded by the coding sequence ATGTTCAATGCAGTGATCCACGCGCCGTTCGGCAAGGTCGGCATTCGTCTCGAAGGCGAAGCGGTGCGCGAGATCGTCTATCTGCCGGACTCGATGGCGAGCGTCGCGCCCGACTCGCCGCTGGCGAAGCAGGCCGCCGCGCAGATCGAGCGATATTTCGAGCGGGCGTCCGCGACATTCGAGTTGCCGCTGGCGCCGGTCGGCACGGCATTCCAGCAGCGCGTGTGGCAGGCGATCTGCGATATTCCGCCGGGCGTCGTGCTGACCTACGGACAGGTGGCAAGGCAGCTCGGCAGCGCGCCGCGCGCGGTCGGTCAGGCGTGCGGCGCCAATTTTTTCCCGATTGTGATTCCCTGTCATCGCGTGGTGAGTTCGAGCGGCATCGGCGGATTCGCGCATCACGGCGATGACGGCTTTTTCCGCAACGTCAAGCGCTGGCTATTGGCGCACGAAGGCATTCCGTACGCATGA
- the queG gene encoding tRNA epoxyqueuosine(34) reductase QueG, with translation MNRSPESPESTVTSAHSSIATNAAESARHYDDAALNALALNIKSWGRELGFGAIGISDTDLSAAEAPLAAWLEAGCHGEMDYMAKHGMKRARPAELVAGTRRVITARIAYLPAETLNGAAHESGSSGGLSAQDWRSAEHARIADPSAAVVSVYARGRDYHKVMRNRLQHLAEKIEAEIGAFGFRVFTDSAPVLEVELAQKAGIGWRGKHTLLLQRDAGSLFFLGEIYVDVPLPTDAETSPDIAPETPGSHCGSCTRCIGACPTGAIVAPYKVDARLCISYLTIELKGSIPLEMRPLIGNRVYGCDDCQLVCPWNKFAQAAPVADFDVRHGLDRASLVDLFAWTADEFDTRMQGSAIRRIGYESWLRNLAVGMGNALRASPESLNTQARDAIVQALRQRAGDASDVVREHVQWALEAA, from the coding sequence ATGAACCGAAGTCCGGAGTCCCCTGAGTCCACTGTCACCAGCGCGCATTCGTCCATCGCGACGAACGCTGCGGAGAGCGCTCGTCATTACGATGACGCAGCGCTGAATGCGCTCGCGCTGAACATCAAAAGCTGGGGCCGTGAACTGGGATTCGGGGCGATCGGCATTAGCGATACCGATCTCTCCGCGGCCGAAGCGCCGCTTGCAGCCTGGCTGGAAGCGGGGTGCCACGGCGAGATGGATTATATGGCGAAACACGGCATGAAACGCGCGAGGCCGGCTGAGCTTGTGGCCGGCACGCGACGTGTGATTACCGCGCGCATCGCCTATTTGCCCGCCGAAACATTGAACGGAGCGGCGCACGAAAGCGGCTCGAGCGGCGGCCTGAGCGCGCAAGACTGGCGCTCAGCCGAGCATGCGCGGATCGCAGACCCGTCGGCGGCGGTGGTGTCGGTCTATGCGCGCGGCCGTGATTATCACAAGGTGATGCGTAATCGCCTGCAACATCTCGCCGAGAAAATCGAAGCGGAGATCGGTGCATTCGGCTTCCGCGTATTTACCGATTCGGCGCCGGTGCTGGAGGTAGAACTTGCGCAGAAGGCGGGCATCGGCTGGCGCGGCAAGCACACGTTGCTGTTGCAACGCGACGCCGGTTCGCTGTTTTTCCTCGGCGAAATTTACGTCGATGTACCGTTGCCGACCGATGCCGAAACGTCGCCCGACATCGCGCCTGAAACGCCGGGCTCGCATTGCGGAAGTTGTACGCGTTGCATCGGCGCGTGTCCGACCGGCGCGATCGTCGCACCTTATAAGGTCGATGCGCGGCTGTGCATTTCTTATCTCACCATCGAACTGAAGGGCAGCATTCCGCTCGAGATGCGGCCGCTGATCGGCAATCGTGTGTATGGCTGCGACGACTGTCAGCTCGTGTGTCCGTGGAACAAGTTTGCGCAGGCCGCGCCGGTCGCCGATTTCGACGTGCGGCACGGACTCGATCGCGCGTCGCTGGTCGATCTGTTCGCATGGACCGCCGACGAGTTCGATACGCGAATGCAGGGCAGTGCGATTCGCCGCATCGGCTACGAAAGCTGGTTGCGCAATCTCGCAGTGGGGATGGGCAATGCGTTGCGTGCATCGCCGGAGAGTTTGAATACTCAGGCGCGCGACGCCATCGTGCAGGCGTTGCGACAGCGCGCCGGCGACGCTTCGGACGTGGTACGCGAGCACGTGCAATGGGCGCTGGAAGCGGCGTAA
- the tsaE gene encoding tRNA (adenosine(37)-N6)-threonylcarbamoyltransferase complex ATPase subunit type 1 TsaE — MPANPDHAILPSANLLLERSFALADEAATHAFGERFAQAIESVRDAAQHSQHAPDANGGTAFHGLQVQLIGDLGAGKTTLVRATLRGLGHTGRVRSPTYTLVEPYALERPAGELALYHFDLYRFTDPAEWADAGFREYFDSGAICLVEWPQRAGPLLGVPDLVFSLDLDSENDGRVLVARAYSESGKACLERC, encoded by the coding sequence ATGCCTGCCAATCCCGATCACGCGATTCTGCCGTCCGCCAATCTTCTGCTCGAACGCAGCTTTGCGCTCGCAGACGAAGCCGCCACGCACGCGTTCGGCGAGCGCTTCGCACAGGCGATCGAAAGCGTTCGCGACGCTGCGCAGCATTCCCAACACGCGCCGGACGCGAACGGCGGCACGGCATTCCACGGGCTGCAAGTCCAACTCATCGGCGACCTCGGCGCCGGCAAAACCACCCTCGTGCGCGCGACCTTGCGCGGCCTCGGTCACACTGGCCGCGTGCGCAGTCCCACGTACACGCTCGTCGAACCTTATGCGCTAGAACGCCCTGCTGGGGAACTCGCGCTGTATCACTTCGATCTCTATAGATTCACCGATCCGGCCGAATGGGCCGATGCGGGCTTTCGCGAATACTTCGACAGCGGCGCTATCTGCCTCGTCGAGTGGCCGCAGCGCGCAGGGCCCCTTCTGGGAGTGCCGGATCTCGTCTTCTCACTCGATCTGGACAGCGAGAACGACGGACGCGTGCTCGTCGCACGGGCATACAGCGAATCAGGAAAGGCATGTCTCGAAAGATGTTGA